In a single window of the uncultured Pseudodesulfovibrio sp. genome:
- a CDS encoding HD domain-containing phosphohydrolase: protein MDTNTRAARPVSYFPVSPVMLFPEALGNFSVYLWQGGDFVLYTSSGQKFTTRHRQTLHKNGVKEVYVQGSERAEYEKYIERNLGKILQDETLPIEARSRIFFEATTVVLQDVFDRKLPSALRARHLDRITEIVRNSIKFLAKDNSLSSVAPFISHDYKTYTHCMHVFVYSVALFQTYEMTESETFEYGLGALLHDVGKAKIPKRILNKRGPLTTAEREIIKEHPVHGVSMCAHLPMTQNTINCILFHHETLDGSGYPAGIKGDNVPMPVRIISLSDIYDALTTDRPYAEAMEPYEALSLIRNEMRENVDMNVFKRFVAVLSGAEII, encoded by the coding sequence ATGGATACGAATACTCGTGCCGCTCGACCGGTATCCTACTTTCCCGTCTCTCCGGTCATGCTTTTTCCGGAAGCTTTAGGGAACTTCTCCGTCTACCTCTGGCAGGGTGGAGACTTCGTCCTTTACACCTCCTCCGGCCAGAAATTCACCACCCGCCATCGCCAGACCCTGCACAAGAACGGGGTCAAGGAAGTATACGTCCAGGGCTCCGAACGGGCGGAATACGAAAAGTACATAGAGCGGAATCTCGGCAAGATCCTGCAGGACGAGACACTGCCCATAGAGGCGCGCTCGAGGATATTCTTCGAGGCCACCACCGTGGTCCTGCAGGACGTGTTCGACCGCAAGCTGCCCAGCGCGCTGCGCGCCCGGCATCTCGACCGCATCACGGAGATCGTGCGCAACTCCATCAAATTTCTGGCCAAGGACAATTCCCTGTCCTCGGTAGCCCCTTTCATTTCGCACGACTACAAGACGTATACGCACTGCATGCACGTATTCGTGTACTCAGTGGCCCTGTTCCAGACCTACGAAATGACCGAAAGCGAGACCTTCGAATACGGCCTCGGCGCGCTCCTGCACGACGTGGGCAAGGCCAAGATCCCCAAACGCATCCTGAACAAGCGCGGACCGCTGACCACGGCGGAGCGCGAGATCATCAAGGAACATCCGGTGCACGGCGTGTCCATGTGCGCGCACCTGCCCATGACGCAGAACACGATCAACTGCATCCTGTTCCACCACGAGACCCTGGACGGGTCCGGCTACCCGGCAGGCATCAAAGGCGACAACGTACCCATGCCGGTGCGCATCATCTCCCTGTCGGACATCTACGACGCCCTGACCACGGACCGCCCCTACGCCGAGGCCATGGAGCCCTACGAGGCTCTCTCCCTCATACGCAACGAAATGCGTGAGAACGTTGATATGAACGTCTTCAAGCGGTTTGTTGCAGTACTGAGCGGCGCGGAAATCATTTAA
- a CDS encoding MBL fold metallo-hydrolase, translating into MELTFLIDNNALVGTRLLAEAGLSMLIEADGKRVLFDTGYSDAFLANARCLGVDMDHLDWIALSHGHSDHTWGLGMLLRQYDMTACEDRTRAGLIAHPKALGTKRHRGIPEFGSLVAEDKLASYFDLKLTAEPVWLTDSLVALGEIERVTDFEKPAPLGERLEGGTFVPDDIPDDTALAYVTDTGLVVIAGCAHAGICNTVEQAKRVTGVDNVRAVLGGFHLQKAQPERLDPTAEYLAALDLEGLWCCHCTDLAAKISLAAKCPVREVGSGMKLVF; encoded by the coding sequence ATGGAACTGACCTTTCTGATAGACAACAACGCCCTGGTGGGCACCCGTCTTCTGGCCGAGGCCGGGCTGTCCATGCTCATCGAAGCGGACGGAAAGCGTGTGCTGTTCGACACCGGCTATTCGGACGCGTTCCTGGCCAACGCCCGGTGCCTGGGCGTGGACATGGACCATCTGGACTGGATCGCCCTGTCCCACGGCCACTCGGACCATACCTGGGGGCTGGGCATGCTCCTGCGTCAATACGACATGACGGCGTGCGAGGACCGGACCCGCGCGGGGCTGATTGCCCACCCCAAGGCGCTGGGCACCAAGCGGCACAGGGGCATCCCCGAGTTCGGCTCATTGGTCGCCGAGGACAAGCTGGCCAGCTATTTCGACCTGAAGCTCACGGCCGAGCCCGTCTGGCTGACCGACTCCCTGGTGGCGCTCGGCGAGATCGAGCGGGTCACGGATTTCGAGAAGCCCGCGCCGCTGGGCGAGCGGCTGGAGGGCGGCACGTTCGTGCCGGACGACATCCCGGACGACACGGCGCTGGCGTACGTCACGGACACGGGGCTGGTGGTCATCGCGGGCTGCGCCCACGCAGGCATATGCAACACCGTGGAGCAGGCCAAGCGGGTCACGGGCGTGGATAACGTCCGCGCGGTCCTCGGCGGATTCCACCTGCAAAAGGCCCAACCCGAACGGCTCGATCCCACGGCGGAATATCTGGCCGCGCTCGATCTGGAAGGGCTGTGGTGCTGCCACTGCACGGACCTGGCCGCCAAGATCAGTCTGGCCGCCAAATGCCCGGTCCGGGAGGTGGGCTCGGGGATGAAGCTGGTGTTCTAA
- a CDS encoding thermonuclease family protein produces MPSFTWAEGVDARFLRALDGDSLRVDYGGEVLEIRLIGVDAPEYRQEYSRKARDFSRQFCQGRTVHLEFDKDRHDRYGRTLAYVYVDDRMLNEELVRAGLAIPLRIKPNTRHAERFKQAEKQARLDGRGFWVKGGLDMTPAQWRRTHRRK; encoded by the coding sequence TTGCCCTCTTTTACCTGGGCCGAGGGTGTGGACGCCCGCTTCCTGCGCGCCCTGGACGGCGATTCCCTGCGTGTGGATTACGGGGGCGAGGTCCTGGAAATCCGGCTCATCGGCGTGGACGCCCCGGAGTACAGGCAGGAGTACAGCCGCAAGGCCAGGGACTTCTCCCGGCAATTCTGCCAGGGCCGGACTGTGCACCTGGAATTCGACAAGGACCGCCACGACCGTTACGGCCGCACGCTGGCGTATGTCTATGTGGACGATCGTATGCTCAACGAGGAGCTGGTGCGCGCGGGGTTGGCCATCCCCCTTCGGATCAAGCCGAACACCCGCCACGCCGAACGGTTCAAGCAGGCTGAAAAGCAGGCTCGGCTGGATGGGCGCGGGTTTTGGGTCAAGGGAGGTCTGGACATGACGCCGGCCCAGTGGCGGCGCACCCACCGCAGAAAGTAG
- a CDS encoding RNA methyltransferase, whose translation MQDHDRPKNDSKIYVVGNKPVKELLLDSPQKVDFVAFRKGRRDQAMEEILELCRTGNVPYKSVSVKDLDYMYRGNHQGVAARCAALEYTPLEQLLELAPEAPLPLIVALDQVQDTGNVGVLARTVHALGGAGLIVCQHHGAYIGAGAVRSSAGALNKLPVAKVGNLANAMKDCVNYDYTLYCARMTPDSDNVYTADLQTPAVLLLGNEGKGIRPGVAKFAHHSLHIPFQREFDSLNVAQAGAIIVSEFARRLG comes from the coding sequence ATGCAAGATCATGACCGGCCGAAAAATGATTCGAAAATCTACGTAGTTGGAAATAAACCGGTCAAAGAACTCCTGCTGGATTCTCCACAGAAGGTGGATTTCGTGGCTTTCCGCAAGGGAAGACGCGACCAGGCCATGGAGGAAATCCTCGAGTTGTGCCGCACCGGCAACGTGCCTTACAAGTCCGTGTCCGTCAAAGACCTTGATTACATGTACCGGGGCAACCACCAGGGTGTGGCCGCCCGTTGCGCGGCTCTGGAATATACCCCGCTCGAACAACTCCTCGAACTCGCCCCGGAAGCCCCCCTGCCGCTCATCGTCGCCCTGGACCAGGTGCAGGACACCGGCAACGTGGGCGTGCTCGCGCGCACCGTCCACGCGCTGGGCGGCGCTGGCCTGATCGTCTGCCAGCACCACGGCGCATATATCGGCGCCGGAGCCGTACGCTCCTCGGCGGGCGCACTGAACAAGCTCCCGGTGGCAAAGGTCGGCAACCTCGCCAACGCCATGAAGGATTGCGTCAACTATGACTACACCCTCTACTGCGCGCGCATGACACCGGACTCGGACAACGTCTATACCGCCGATCTTCAGACCCCGGCCGTGCTCCTGCTCGGCAACGAGGGAAAAGGCATCCGCCCTGGCGTCGCCAAATTCGCCCATCACAGCCTGCATATTCCCTTTCAGCGCGAATTCGACTCCCTCAACGTGGCTCAGGCCGGGGCTATCATCGTCTCGGAGTTCGCCAGGCGGCTGGGCTAA
- a CDS encoding LysM peptidoglycan-binding domain-containing protein yields the protein MGLLIASLAAGCAPKAPQDAAPPVEEQVSENLVPDDAEALEPEIEAAPEVAPGEDLTQTEQAVLNQRFGLLFDLEQHESDEVELFFTYYNHKARKTMARWLERSQPYLPYVRRVFTQYGLPQDLVLLPFVESGYNVRAYSWAGAGGMWQFMRGTGRLYGLKSDWWIDERRDPYKATDAAARHLKDLYDKFGDWYLALAAYNAGEGKIARALKQANCDDFFELTEKNRKLSRRNRLKRETQHYVPKFIAISKIFQNLDTLGFEPVSWDLEDEVTPVKVPGGTDLLALARAGGMSWKEFHDLNPAFRRQVSPPHMEATAYLPAEKADKMIAYLSEPGAQPYAGYIRYRVRSGDSWWRISRRYDVPINVLKSVNNTRSNTLQPGHYVMVPGGGSSKSMIASASESPSSSASAAKTRAIAAKRGNYVVRSGDTLWSIAQSFNTTVSTLRKSNGLRSNRLKVGQKLYIPNSSSAATKQAVKEAEKVKAQLVQYKVRRGDNLYSISRKFGVKVSDLCQWNSISTRTTIYAGQKLKVYVQ from the coding sequence ATGGGGCTGCTCATCGCGAGCTTGGCCGCAGGTTGTGCCCCCAAGGCACCCCAGGATGCGGCTCCGCCCGTAGAGGAACAGGTCTCCGAGAACCTCGTGCCCGATGATGCCGAGGCGCTCGAACCTGAGATCGAAGCCGCTCCCGAAGTGGCGCCCGGTGAGGATCTGACCCAGACCGAGCAGGCCGTGCTCAACCAGCGTTTCGGCCTGTTGTTCGACCTGGAGCAGCACGAGAGCGACGAAGTCGAGCTCTTCTTCACCTATTACAACCACAAAGCCCGCAAGACCATGGCGCGCTGGTTGGAACGTTCCCAGCCCTATCTGCCCTACGTGCGCCGTGTCTTCACCCAGTACGGTCTGCCTCAGGACCTGGTTCTGCTGCCCTTTGTCGAGTCCGGCTACAACGTCCGGGCCTACTCCTGGGCCGGAGCCGGCGGCATGTGGCAGTTCATGCGCGGCACGGGCCGTCTGTACGGGCTGAAGTCCGACTGGTGGATCGACGAACGGCGGGATCCCTACAAGGCCACGGACGCCGCGGCCCGTCACCTCAAGGACCTGTATGACAAGTTCGGCGACTGGTATCTGGCCCTGGCCGCGTACAACGCGGGTGAAGGCAAGATCGCCCGAGCTTTGAAACAGGCCAATTGCGACGATTTCTTCGAGCTGACCGAAAAGAACCGGAAGCTCTCCCGCCGCAATCGCTTGAAACGGGAAACCCAGCACTACGTTCCCAAGTTCATTGCCATTTCCAAGATTTTCCAGAACCTCGACACCCTCGGCTTCGAGCCCGTGTCCTGGGACCTTGAAGATGAGGTCACCCCGGTCAAGGTGCCCGGCGGCACCGACCTTCTCGCCCTGGCCCGTGCAGGCGGCATGTCCTGGAAGGAATTCCACGATCTGAACCCCGCCTTCCGCCGTCAGGTCAGCCCCCCGCACATGGAGGCCACCGCCTATCTTCCGGCGGAAAAGGCCGACAAGATGATCGCCTACCTGAGCGAACCCGGCGCGCAGCCCTATGCAGGCTATATCCGCTACCGCGTGCGCTCAGGCGACTCCTGGTGGAGAATCTCCCGTCGCTACGATGTGCCCATCAACGTGCTCAAGAGCGTGAACAACACCCGCTCCAACACCCTGCAGCCCGGCCATTATGTCATGGTGCCCGGCGGCGGTTCGAGCAAGAGCATGATCGCGTCCGCTTCGGAGTCCCCGTCTTCGTCCGCTTCCGCGGCCAAGACCCGGGCCATCGCCGCCAAGCGTGGCAACTACGTGGTTCGTTCCGGCGACACCCTGTGGTCCATCGCCCAGTCGTTCAACACCACGGTGTCCACCCTGCGCAAATCCAATGGATTGCGCTCCAATCGCCTCAAGGTCGGCCAGAAGCTCTATATCCCCAACAGCTCCAGCGCAGCCACCAAGCAGGCCGTCAAGGAAGCCGAAAAGGTCAAGGCGCAGCTGGTCCAATACAAGGTCCGCCGCGGTGACAATCTCTATTCCATCTCGCGCAAGTTCGGCGTCAAGGTCTCGGACCTCTGCCAATGGAACTCCATCAGCACCAGAACCACCATCTACGCAGGCCAGAAGCTCAAGGTCTACGTCCAGTAA
- a CDS encoding HAD hydrolase family protein: MATFPPVTILVRNIDKSARFYKRALGFDLAWDGLLVGPYGQSLRLIEGPGTTAGGCVIVTLEVPDVDRAVNAILDNGGGRAEKLMGEKALYLGPDGEILALSGRGLPGAERIRLVVYDFDGVMTDNLVMTDQNGRESVQANRSDGLGVGLIQRLGIRQVILSTEANPVVKARADKIGLEALYGIRDKGSALLRLAEKYQISVSNILFIGNDINDATAMGLAGFKAAPADAHPAILAMADYVTDATGGHGVIREMADVLTAAFE; encoded by the coding sequence ATGGCCACTTTTCCGCCTGTCACCATATTGGTCCGGAACATCGACAAATCCGCGCGTTTCTACAAACGGGCGCTGGGCTTCGACCTTGCCTGGGACGGCTTGCTGGTCGGCCCGTACGGCCAGTCGTTGCGGTTGATCGAGGGACCAGGGACCACGGCAGGAGGGTGCGTGATCGTCACCCTCGAAGTCCCGGACGTGGACCGGGCCGTGAACGCCATATTGGATAACGGCGGGGGCCGGGCCGAAAAGCTGATGGGCGAAAAGGCGCTGTATCTGGGGCCGGACGGCGAGATACTGGCCCTGTCCGGGCGCGGTCTGCCGGGCGCGGAGCGCATCCGGCTGGTGGTCTACGACTTTGACGGGGTAATGACCGACAATCTGGTCATGACCGACCAGAACGGGCGCGAGTCCGTCCAGGCCAACCGCAGCGACGGACTGGGCGTGGGGCTCATCCAGCGGTTGGGCATCCGGCAGGTCATCCTGTCCACCGAGGCCAACCCGGTGGTCAAGGCCCGGGCGGACAAAATCGGCCTGGAGGCGCTGTACGGCATCCGAGACAAGGGCTCTGCCCTGCTCAGGTTGGCCGAGAAATACCAGATCTCCGTGAGCAACATCCTGTTCATCGGCAACGACATCAACGACGCCACGGCAATGGGCCTGGCCGGTTTCAAGGCCGCGCCCGCCGACGCCCATCCGGCTATTCTGGCCATGGCCGACTACGTAACCGACGCCACAGGCGGCCACGGCGTGATCCGCGAAATGGCGGACGTTCTGACCGCTGCGTTCGAATAG